The Euphorbia lathyris chromosome 3, ddEupLath1.1, whole genome shotgun sequence genome contains a region encoding:
- the LOC136223415 gene encoding epimerase family protein SDR39U1 homolog, chloroplastic codes for MQVTALTWTHSISPSSLHIPQAFSKLDVKRLSVCCASSDQTQKANKMTVSVTGATGFIGRRLVQRLHAENHCIHVLTRSKSKAELIFPVKDFPRIVVAAERDWGKSIEGSNAVVNLAGMPISTRWSSEIKKEIKQSRIGVTSKVVDLINNSPEESQPTVLVSATAVGYYGSSETQVFDERSPSGNDYLAEVCREWEGTALKVNKDVRVALIRIGVVLGKDGGALAKMIPLFMMFAGGPLGSGQQWFSWIHLDDIVNLIYEALLNPSYKGVINGTAPNPVRLSEMCDKLGNVLGRPSWLPVPEFALKAVLGEGATVVLDGQKVIPTRAKELGFQFKYPYIKDALKTIL; via the exons ATGCAAGTGACTGCTTTAACATGGACTCATTCAATATCTCCTTCTTCCCTTCACATTCCTCAAGCCTTCTCA AAGCTTGATGTTAAAAGACTTAGTGTATGTTGTGCCTCCTCTGATCAAACCCAAAAG GCAAATAAGATGACTGTATCTGTAACAGGAGCTACGGGTTTTATAGGTAGAAGATTGGTGCAAAGACTGCATGCAG AAAATCATTGTATTCACGTCTTGACACGTTCCAAATCTAAAGCAGAGCTAATATTTCCCG TCAAAGACTTCCCTAGAATCGTTGTTGCAGCAGAGAGGGACTGGGGTAAAAGTATTGAAGGTTCCAATGCTGTTGTAAATTTGGCTGGTATGCCCATCAGTACAAGATGGTCATCTGAG ATCAAGAAAGAGATCAAGCAAAGCAGGATTGGAGTCACTTCAAAG GTTGTAGATCTAATAAATAATTCACCAGAAGAAAGTCAGCCAACTGTGCTTGTCAGTGCTACAGCTGTTGGTTACTATG GTAGTAGTGAAACACAAGTATTTGATGAGCGCAGTCCTTCTGGAAATGACTACTTAGCTGAG GTATGTAGAGAATGGGAAGGAACAGCACTCAAAGTAAATAAGGATGTAAGAGTAGCTCTTATCCGGATAGGTGTTGTTCTCGGTAAAGATGGGGGTGCTTTAG CCAAAATGATCCCTCTCTTCATGATGTTTGCCGGTGGACCCCTAGGCTCTGGACAACAATG GTTTTCCTGGATTCACTTGGATGACATTGTGAACCTAATTTATGAAGCTTTATTAAATCCATCTTACAAAG GAGTTATAAATGGAACAGCACCAAATCCGGTTCGATTGTCAGAAATGTGTGATAAACTCGGAAATGTCCTTGGCCGACCCTCGTGGCTACCTGTACCGGAATTTGCTCTGAAAGCAGTCCTTGGAGAAGGTGCAACAGTG GTTTTGGATGGACAAAAGGTGATTCCTACAAGAGCTAAGGAGTTGGGTTTCCAATTCAAATATCCATACATCAAAGATGCACTTAAAACCATTCTTTGA
- the LOC136223416 gene encoding small ribosomal subunit protein bTHXm: MATMMQLCGSVARRVMVSQPPSPATIGGLGAAPILCGRGDKRTKKGKRFKGSYGNSRPKKEKMIERIKDRVEVPRSTPWPLPFKLI; encoded by the coding sequence ATGGCGACGATGATGCAGTTGTGCGGCTCAGTAGCAAGGCGGGTGATGGTGAGCCAGCCGCCGTCACCGGCGACAATAGGTGGATTAGGAGCGGCCCCGATCTTATGTGGGAGAGGGGACAAGAGGACCAAGAAAGGGAAGAGATTTAAGGGATCGTACGGAAATTCGAGACCGAAGAAGGAGAAGATGATTGAACGTATCAAGGATAGAGTTGAGGTCCCCAGGTCCACTCCTTGGCCTCTTCCTTTCAAACTCAtctga